A stretch of Chitinophagaceae bacterium DNA encodes these proteins:
- a CDS encoding transketolase, whose protein sequence is MSELKDIATQIRRDIVRMVHAVQSGHPGGSLGCTEYFTALYFRVMKHDPDFKMDGIGEDLFFLSNGHISPVYYSTLARSGYFPVQELSTFRKINSRLQGHPATHEHLPGVRIASGSLGQGMSVAVGAALAKKLNNDGHIVYSLHGDGELDEGQNWEAIMFAAHKKVDNLIATIDWNGQQIDGPTKSVMALDSLRAKFEAFNWQVLEMDGNDVDAVVAGLNNAKTFVGKGKPIVILMKTEMGKGIDFMEGSHEWHGIAPNDDQLQKALAQLPETLGDY, encoded by the coding sequence ATGAGTGAATTAAAAGACATTGCCACCCAGATCCGCAGGGATATAGTACGCATGGTTCATGCCGTGCAAAGCGGCCATCCGGGGGGATCCCTCGGGTGTACCGAGTATTTTACAGCGCTTTATTTCCGGGTGATGAAGCATGATCCTGACTTTAAAATGGATGGGATTGGAGAAGACCTCTTTTTCCTGAGTAACGGCCACATCTCTCCGGTTTATTACAGCACACTGGCCCGCAGCGGATATTTTCCCGTTCAGGAACTAAGTACTTTCCGGAAAATAAACAGCCGGCTGCAGGGCCATCCCGCCACCCATGAACATTTACCCGGCGTGCGGATCGCCAGCGGATCACTGGGGCAGGGTATGAGTGTGGCAGTAGGGGCAGCACTGGCAAAAAAACTCAATAACGATGGCCATATCGTTTATTCATTGCATGGCGACGGGGAGCTGGACGAGGGACAAAACTGGGAAGCCATCATGTTTGCAGCACATAAAAAAGTAGATAATCTTATTGCCACCATCGACTGGAACGGCCAGCAGATCGACGGGCCTACAAAATCGGTCATGGCACTCGACAGCCTCCGGGCAAAATTTGAAGCCTTCAACTGGCAGGTGCTGGAAATGGATGGCAACGATGTGGATGCTGTTGTGGCCGGGCTGAATAACGCAAAAACATTCGTGGGTAAAGGAAAGCCGATCGTTATCCTGATGAAGACCGAAATGGGAAAGGGCATCGACTTCATGGAAGGCAGCCACGAATGGCATGGCATTGCCCCGAATGACGACCAGTTGCAAAAAGCACTCGCCCAGTTACCTGAAACATTGGGAGATTATTAG
- a CDS encoding ABC transporter permease yields MYLTFAWRYFKAKKSANAINIIAWVTAGVIAFATCCQVLVLSVFNGFEDLVKSLYSSFYTDIKITPASGKTFFLTAGQIATLKETPSVENLSLVAEEKALLKNYDAQTVIYLKGVDDNYDKVCGVAARTNRGRYFTGTADDPQLVAGSGIQNAVAINVNPALPSDPLTVILPKKNSLSNDPLQSLSEGHVNASGIFTIQQEFDDRYALTNIGFVKQQMGFAADEYSAVEIKLRGKADAQEEKNKIALLLGNNYRVQTKYEQNTSLYHTMQLEKWAIYSVFTLILVIVAFNMVSALTMLVLEKKKDISVLQSLGVNKPGILKIFLSEGLLLGGIGTVTGIAMATVICLLQIKFKLIKLQGGSFLLDYFPVKLLATDFLLVAFTAIGIAFIAAWLPARKASNQDFGLR; encoded by the coding sequence ATGTACTTAACCTTTGCCTGGAGATATTTTAAAGCAAAAAAAAGTGCAAATGCCATCAACATCATTGCATGGGTCACTGCCGGCGTTATTGCCTTTGCCACCTGCTGCCAGGTACTGGTACTCAGTGTTTTTAACGGGTTTGAAGACCTGGTGAAGTCCCTTTATTCTTCCTTTTATACCGATATAAAGATCACGCCTGCTTCGGGAAAAACATTCTTTCTTACTGCCGGCCAGATCGCCACCCTCAAAGAAACCCCATCGGTTGAAAACCTTTCCCTGGTGGCCGAAGAAAAGGCCCTGCTTAAAAATTACGATGCCCAAACGGTCATTTACCTGAAGGGGGTGGATGATAATTATGATAAAGTATGCGGTGTGGCTGCCAGGACAAACCGGGGCAGGTATTTTACCGGTACCGCAGATGACCCGCAATTAGTGGCCGGTTCAGGAATTCAGAATGCTGTTGCCATCAATGTTAACCCTGCCCTGCCTTCCGACCCCCTCACCGTCATCCTGCCAAAAAAGAACAGCCTCAGCAATGATCCCCTGCAATCCTTAAGTGAAGGCCATGTGAACGCTTCGGGCATATTCACCATCCAGCAGGAATTTGACGACCGGTATGCCCTTACCAATATTGGTTTTGTAAAACAACAAATGGGTTTTGCTGCCGATGAGTACAGTGCCGTAGAAATCAAATTAAGAGGTAAAGCAGATGCCCAAGAAGAAAAAAACAAGATCGCTTTGCTGCTGGGCAACAACTACAGGGTGCAAACCAAGTATGAACAGAATACCAGCCTGTACCATACCATGCAACTGGAGAAGTGGGCCATATACAGCGTATTCACCCTCATCCTGGTCATTGTTGCTTTTAATATGGTAAGCGCCCTCACCATGCTGGTACTTGAAAAAAAGAAAGACATCAGCGTGCTGCAAAGCCTGGGGGTAAATAAGCCCGGCATTCTTAAGATATTTTTAAGTGAGGGGCTGTTGCTTGGTGGTATCGGTACGGTAACCGGCATTGCAATGGCAACCGTGATCTGCCTGTTGCAGATAAAATTCAAACTGATAAAACTGCAGGGGGGCTCCTTTTTGCTGGATTATTTTCCCGTAAAACTACTGGCCACTGATTTTCTTCTGGTGGCATTCACTGCCATCGGCATTGCGTTCATTGCCGCCTGGTTGCCGGCCCGGAAAGCTTCAAACCAGGATTTTGGGTTGCGGTGA
- the rbfA gene encoding 30S ribosome-binding factor RbfA, whose amino-acid sequence MVEGKRQKQVAGLLHKELSDIFQRLGLSMMDGGMVSISSVKITPDLFDARIYLSFFKVADSFAALKKIEERSWEIKKELTERVRHQLRSMPKLSFYIDDTLDYVDKMEQLFKEIKKTDS is encoded by the coding sequence ATGGTAGAAGGCAAAAGGCAGAAACAGGTGGCAGGATTGCTTCATAAAGAACTGAGCGATATTTTCCAGCGGCTGGGATTATCCATGATGGACGGGGGAATGGTCTCCATATCATCCGTTAAAATTACCCCCGACCTTTTTGATGCCCGGATCTATCTCAGTTTTTTTAAAGTGGCAGACAGTTTTGCTGCGCTTAAAAAAATTGAGGAAAGAAGCTGGGAAATTAAAAAAGAACTGACCGAAAGGGTGCGTCACCAGTTACGCAGCATGCCCAAACTTAGTTTTTATATAGATGATACGCTGGATTACGTGGATAAGATGGAACAGTTGTTCAAGGAAATAAAGAAAACAGACAGCTAG
- a CDS encoding ABC transporter ATP-binding protein: MKSLRSIFRYIKKYPRLVISYFGFNILSAVFGVLSLGLLSPFLMLIFNQGDAFKAVSDNGFFARINPINYFKEWLYELINEPGGKVQALMLICGVVFCAVILKNIFAYFSMYLLNPIRNRILNDMRSSMYSKILQLPIGYFSEQRKGDIMSKLSNDLGDVEGSTVSVLESLFREPITIILFFVYMVILSPQLTLFLVIFLPVAGFILGRIGRSLKKENKKVLQQFGVVFSTIEETLGGIRIIKAFNAEKKIQRKFEEQNETMFHLKNAANRRRDLASPVSEALGVTAVLCILWYGGRLVLSGDPSFTLNAGDFLAYIAIFTQLIQPLKALSSASYNIQKGAASIERIENLVNEKVSIQELPDAKELRSFTHSIELKNVSFGYDDTSILKNINLTIEKGKTIALVGSSGAGKSTLADLIPRFIDPTAGEVLIDGINIKNYTLHSIRSQMGIVTQEAILFNDTIASNISLGMNDAQPAEIEAAARIANAHDFIVQKEEGYNTNIGDRGSKLSGGERQRMTIARAVLKNPPILILDEATSSLDTESERLVQDAINNLMSNRTSIVIAHRLSTIRHADEIIVLQKGEIVERGTHDSLIAQNGFYKRLVDMQEVK, from the coding sequence ATGAAGAGTTTACGGAGCATTTTCAGGTACATCAAAAAATACCCGCGGCTTGTTATCAGCTATTTCGGGTTTAATATCCTGTCGGCTGTTTTCGGGGTATTGTCATTAGGGTTGCTCAGTCCCTTTTTAATGCTCATTTTCAACCAGGGCGATGCATTCAAGGCTGTAAGCGACAATGGTTTTTTTGCCCGGATCAACCCGATCAATTATTTTAAGGAATGGTTGTATGAACTGATCAATGAACCCGGGGGAAAGGTGCAGGCCCTGATGCTGATATGCGGCGTGGTTTTTTGTGCCGTTATCTTAAAAAACATTTTCGCTTATTTCAGCATGTATCTCCTGAACCCCATACGCAACCGGATACTGAACGACATGCGCAGCAGCATGTATTCAAAAATACTGCAACTGCCCATCGGCTATTTCAGTGAACAGCGCAAGGGGGATATCATGAGTAAACTTTCCAATGACCTGGGCGATGTGGAAGGTTCTACCGTAAGTGTTTTGGAAAGTTTGTTCAGGGAGCCCATCACCATCATCCTGTTTTTTGTGTACATGGTCATACTGAGCCCGCAGCTTACGTTGTTCCTTGTTATCTTTTTACCGGTGGCCGGGTTTATCCTGGGCAGGATCGGCCGCTCGCTTAAAAAAGAAAACAAAAAGGTATTGCAGCAGTTCGGGGTGGTTTTTTCCACCATTGAGGAAACACTGGGAGGCATACGCATCATCAAGGCATTTAATGCAGAAAAGAAAATACAGCGGAAATTTGAAGAACAGAATGAAACCATGTTTCACCTGAAGAATGCGGCCAACAGGCGCAGGGACCTGGCATCGCCCGTTTCGGAAGCGTTGGGGGTAACAGCCGTATTGTGCATCCTCTGGTATGGCGGCAGGCTGGTATTAAGCGGCGATCCCTCCTTTACTTTAAACGCCGGCGATTTCCTGGCTTATATAGCCATCTTTACCCAGCTTATACAACCGCTTAAAGCATTGTCCAGCGCATCGTATAACATACAAAAGGGAGCTGCCAGTATTGAACGGATCGAAAACCTTGTCAATGAAAAGGTAAGCATCCAGGAATTACCTGACGCAAAGGAATTGCGATCCTTCACACATTCCATTGAATTGAAAAACGTAAGCTTTGGTTACGACGATACATCGATCCTAAAAAATATCAACCTTACAATAGAGAAAGGGAAGACCATTGCCCTGGTTGGCAGCAGCGGCGCCGGAAAAAGTACCCTGGCAGACCTTATCCCCCGGTTCATAGATCCCACCGCCGGCGAAGTGCTGATCGACGGGATCAATATCAAAAATTATACACTGCATTCCATCCGTAGCCAGATGGGTATTGTAACACAGGAAGCGATACTTTTCAATGATACCATTGCCAGTAATATTTCGTTGGGGATGAATGATGCACAGCCTGCCGAAATAGAAGCTGCAGCCCGGATCGCCAATGCACATGATTTTATTGTTCAGAAAGAAGAAGGCTACAATACCAATATCGGCGACCGGGGCAGCAAACTCAGCGGTGGTGAACGCCAACGCATGACGATCGCCAGGGCCGTACTAAAAAACCCGCCCATATTGATCCTGGATGAAGCCACTTCCTCCCTGGATACCGAAAGCGAGCGGCTTGTTCAGGATGCCATCAACAACCTGATGAGCAACCGCACCAGTATCGTGATCGCCCACCGCCTGAGTACCATCCGCCATGCAGACGAGATCATTGTTTTGCAGAAGGGAGAGATCGTGGAAAGAGGTACCCACGACTCCCTGATCGCACAGAATGGATTTTATAAGCGATTGGTGGATATGCAGGAAGTGAAGTAA
- a CDS encoding VOC family protein, producing the protein MFKKIRTVIYYVPDLQKAKEWYSTLTGVQPYFDEPFYIGFDFNGCELGLHPRDETVTIGNQTVSHWAVDEIEECVKRMVEHGAAILYNTSDVGGGIKVATVIDPWGNAVGLIEGA; encoded by the coding sequence ATGTTTAAAAAAATAAGAACCGTTATTTATTATGTACCCGATCTGCAGAAGGCAAAAGAGTGGTACAGCACCCTTACCGGCGTGCAACCTTATTTTGATGAACCCTTTTACATCGGCTTTGATTTTAATGGTTGTGAGCTGGGCCTGCATCCGCGGGATGAAACGGTCACTATTGGCAACCAAACCGTAAGTCATTGGGCGGTGGATGAAATAGAAGAATGCGTGAAAAGAATGGTCGAGCACGGAGCCGCTATCTTATACAATACCTCCGATGTGGGTGGGGGAATTAAAGTGGCCACCGTGATCGATCCATGGGGCAATGCCGTGGGATTGATCGAAGGAGCCTGA
- a CDS encoding TraR/DksA family transcriptional regulator — protein sequence MATKKHAPAKAGKATAKPAAKKPAKPVKKSAPAKKTAPKKAVAKKPVAKKPVAKKPAAKKPGKAAPKKPVAVKKPVKPIAKAPVKPMKKKIEVKKPAPKAAAAVKKAPEKVSTPLKAKDIKITPAKPVVLPKINTKTSRKYQPDFTRSVLDQPVNDPGAPIVRYSDADLTEFRELIQRKLESAKKELAYLQGLITRKDETGGDMDDSRYMTMEDGSISMEREQLSQMASRQITFIDHLEKALMRIENKTYGICRVTGKLIDKARLRAVPHATLSIEAKMGAVK from the coding sequence ATGGCAACAAAAAAGCATGCCCCGGCTAAGGCGGGGAAAGCAACAGCTAAACCTGCTGCTAAAAAACCAGCAAAGCCCGTTAAAAAATCTGCCCCGGCTAAGAAGACCGCTCCAAAAAAAGCAGTTGCCAAAAAGCCGGTTGCCAAAAAGCCTGTTGCTAAAAAACCTGCAGCCAAAAAACCTGGAAAAGCCGCCCCTAAGAAGCCGGTTGCCGTAAAAAAACCCGTTAAACCCATTGCGAAAGCGCCCGTTAAACCTATGAAAAAGAAGATCGAGGTAAAAAAACCAGCCCCCAAAGCGGCGGCGGCGGTAAAAAAAGCCCCTGAAAAAGTTTCAACGCCTTTGAAGGCAAAGGACATAAAGATCACACCGGCAAAACCGGTGGTATTACCAAAGATCAATACAAAAACCTCCCGTAAATACCAACCCGATTTCACCCGTTCGGTATTGGACCAGCCGGTGAATGACCCGGGGGCACCCATCGTAAGATACAGCGATGCCGACCTGACCGAATTCAGGGAGCTTATACAGCGCAAACTGGAATCTGCAAAAAAAGAACTGGCATATCTGCAGGGATTAATTACCCGTAAGGACGAAACCGGTGGCGATATGGATGACTCCCGCTACATGACCATGGAAGACGGAAGCATCAGCATGGAAAGGGAGCAACTGAGCCAGATGGCCAGCCGCCAGATCACGTTCATTGATCACCTGGAAAAAGCCCTGATGCGTATTGAAAACAAAACCTATGGTATCTGCCGGGTTACAGGTAAACTGATCGATAAAGCCCGTTTACGTGCCGTGCCGCATGCCACATTGAGCATTGAGGCTAAGATGGGAGCAGTGAAGTAA
- a CDS encoding isoleucine--tRNA ligase translates to MSVKYTEYQQLNLPSIGEEILEKWKKEKTFEKSVEFREGKTPFVFYEGPPSANGMPGIHHVISRTLKDLVCRYKTMQGFQVKRKGGWDTHGLPIELGVEKELGITKEDIGVKISVEDYNKKCREVVMRFKDKWDDITQKMGYWVDLNNPYVTFENNYIETLWWCLSELYKKGYLYESVSIQPYSPAAGTGLSSHELNQPGTYKDVKDTSAVAMFRLPNPSKGGANEHPAISKMFSAIAESKAPSPPGERVGDEVFFLAWTTTPWTLPSNLGLTVGPNIDYVLVQTFNPYTHLPINVILAKALIGKYFKAEAENGDFENYNAEIKLIPWKILTEFKGKDIEGAVYEQLLPSDANTLEKIQEITPGAAPFRVVPGDFVTTEDGTGIVHTAPAFGADDFRVGKKNNLGILTLVDKQGKFVDGVGEFSGRYVKNYKDEKDYVDVNVDIAVKLKKENRAFKVEKYEHNYPHCWRTDKPIIYYPLDAWFIKTTAAKDRMVELNNTINWKPASTGTGRFGNWLENMVDWNLSRSRFWGTPLPIWKTEDGEEEKCIGSIEELNNEIKKAAGVLGGETNKHYLHEGILDLHKPYVDDITLVSDSGKPMKRVPDLIDVWFDSGAMPYAQWGLDMAKVNAGNPFPFGKGWDGAFPADFIAEGVDQTRGWFYTLHALGVLLFDSVAYKTVVSNGLVLDKNGNKMSKRLGNVVDPFATINSFGADATRWYLITNASPWDSLKFDAEGIKEVQRKFFGTLYNTYQFFALYANVDGFSFKENYIPVKDRPEIDQWILSSLNSLIKDVQQNFDEYEPTQAGRAIEDFVDAHLSNWYVRLCRRRFWKGEYEHDKICAYQTLYECLETLSKLMAPVAPFFADWLFNNLNAVSNRFTNESVHHTDFPKANDAVIDTDLEKRMQLAQDISSLILSLRKKVNIKVRQPLQKVFIPALDSTMADRIKKVEDIIKAETNVKEVDILGAENDFIKKKAKANFKTLGKKLGPKMKWAAEQISGFDNSTIDKALEGEYMLNPGYEAGGEEPIIITAEDMEVSTDDIPGYEVAVKGQLTVALDITITGDLRKEGEAREFVNRIQNIRKDNGFNLTDRIDVSVLENGGLQPSLIQYKDYICAEILADSLAFLPALDTGIEIEVNDISLKVNVLKKG, encoded by the coding sequence ATGAGTGTTAAATACACAGAATACCAGCAACTTAACCTCCCTTCCATCGGCGAAGAGATCCTGGAAAAGTGGAAAAAGGAAAAAACCTTTGAGAAGAGTGTGGAGTTCCGGGAGGGAAAAACGCCTTTTGTTTTTTATGAGGGCCCCCCGAGCGCCAATGGCATGCCCGGTATTCACCACGTCATTTCCAGAACATTGAAGGACCTGGTTTGCCGGTATAAGACCATGCAGGGTTTCCAGGTGAAACGAAAAGGCGGCTGGGACACCCATGGGCTGCCTATTGAACTGGGTGTTGAGAAGGAACTTGGAATTACCAAAGAAGATATAGGCGTTAAAATTTCTGTAGAAGATTACAATAAAAAATGCCGGGAAGTGGTGATGCGGTTTAAAGACAAGTGGGATGATATCACCCAAAAGATGGGCTACTGGGTTGACCTGAATAACCCCTATGTGACCTTTGAGAATAATTATATTGAAACACTTTGGTGGTGTTTAAGTGAATTATATAAGAAAGGATACCTCTACGAAAGTGTAAGCATTCAGCCTTACTCACCAGCTGCTGGTACAGGTTTAAGCAGCCATGAACTGAATCAGCCTGGAACATATAAAGATGTGAAGGATACCAGTGCGGTGGCGATGTTCCGCCTCCCAAACCCCTCCAAAGGAGGGGCTAATGAGCACCCGGCTATTTCTAAAATGTTTTCTGCAATTGCAGAGTCTAAAGCCCCTTCTCCCCCTGGAGAACGGGTTGGGGATGAGGTCTTCTTCCTGGCCTGGACCACTACTCCGTGGACATTACCTTCAAACCTTGGTTTAACTGTTGGGCCAAATATTGATTATGTTTTAGTTCAAACATTTAATCCCTATACTCATTTACCTATCAATGTTATTCTTGCCAAAGCGCTGATTGGGAAATATTTTAAAGCGGAAGCTGAGAATGGTGATTTTGAAAATTATAACGCTGAAATAAAACTGATCCCCTGGAAGATATTGACTGAATTCAAGGGAAAAGACATAGAAGGGGCAGTATACGAACAACTCCTCCCTTCCGATGCAAATACGTTAGAGAAGATACAGGAGATAACCCCCGGTGCAGCGCCTTTCCGGGTTGTACCTGGTGATTTTGTTACCACCGAAGATGGCACCGGCATCGTTCATACGGCCCCGGCCTTTGGCGCAGATGACTTCCGGGTTGGAAAGAAAAATAACCTGGGTATTTTAACCCTGGTTGACAAACAAGGAAAGTTTGTGGATGGTGTTGGTGAATTCAGCGGCCGCTACGTAAAGAACTATAAAGATGAAAAGGATTATGTGGATGTGAATGTGGACATCGCCGTAAAACTGAAAAAAGAGAACCGGGCCTTTAAAGTAGAAAAATACGAACACAATTACCCTCATTGCTGGCGTACCGATAAGCCCATCATTTATTACCCGCTGGATGCCTGGTTCATTAAGACCACGGCAGCCAAAGACCGGATGGTGGAACTGAACAATACCATCAACTGGAAACCAGCAAGTACCGGCACCGGCCGCTTTGGCAACTGGCTGGAGAACATGGTGGACTGGAACCTGAGCCGCAGCCGTTTTTGGGGTACCCCACTGCCCATCTGGAAAACAGAGGACGGGGAAGAAGAAAAATGCATCGGAAGTATTGAAGAACTGAATAATGAAATAAAAAAAGCCGCCGGCGTATTGGGTGGTGAAACCAATAAACATTACCTGCATGAAGGGATCCTTGATCTGCACAAACCCTATGTAGATGATATCACTTTAGTAAGCGATTCGGGCAAACCAATGAAAAGGGTTCCCGACCTGATCGATGTTTGGTTCGACAGCGGCGCTATGCCCTACGCACAATGGGGATTGGATATGGCCAAAGTAAATGCAGGCAACCCCTTCCCCTTTGGGAAAGGTTGGGATGGGGCTTTTCCGGCAGATTTTATCGCTGAAGGGGTTGACCAGACAAGGGGTTGGTTCTATACCTTGCATGCGTTGGGTGTGTTGTTGTTTGACAGCGTGGCTTATAAAACGGTGGTGAGCAATGGCCTGGTGCTGGATAAGAACGGCAACAAAATGAGCAAACGCCTTGGCAACGTAGTAGATCCGTTTGCAACCATCAATAGTTTCGGCGCCGATGCCACCCGCTGGTACCTCATCACCAATGCATCGCCCTGGGACAGTCTGAAATTTGATGCAGAAGGCATCAAAGAAGTGCAACGCAAGTTCTTTGGAACCCTCTATAATACTTACCAGTTCTTTGCTTTGTATGCGAACGTGGATGGTTTTTCATTTAAAGAAAATTACATCCCGGTAAAAGACAGGCCCGAAATTGACCAGTGGATATTATCATCCCTGAATTCGCTGATCAAAGATGTACAACAGAATTTTGATGAGTACGAGCCCACCCAGGCCGGGCGTGCCATCGAAGATTTCGTAGACGCCCATTTGAGCAACTGGTATGTACGGCTTTGCCGCCGCAGGTTCTGGAAAGGTGAATACGAACACGACAAGATCTGTGCATACCAGACCTTATATGAATGCCTGGAAACACTGAGCAAACTGATGGCCCCCGTTGCACCGTTCTTTGCCGACTGGTTATTCAACAACCTGAATGCGGTGTCTAATCGGTTCACCAATGAGTCTGTGCATCATACGGATTTTCCCAAAGCCAATGATGCGGTAATTGATACCGACCTGGAAAAAAGAATGCAACTGGCACAGGATATCTCTTCGCTGATATTATCCCTGCGCAAGAAAGTTAATATCAAGGTACGGCAGCCCCTGCAAAAGGTTTTTATCCCGGCGCTGGATTCAACCATGGCCGACCGGATAAAAAAGGTGGAAGACATCATCAAGGCCGAAACCAATGTCAAGGAAGTGGATATACTGGGTGCCGAAAATGATTTTATAAAGAAAAAAGCCAAAGCCAATTTCAAGACCCTGGGTAAAAAACTGGGACCAAAAATGAAATGGGCGGCAGAACAGATCTCCGGATTCGATAATAGTACCATTGATAAAGCCCTGGAGGGTGAGTATATGCTTAACCCCGGGTATGAAGCAGGCGGCGAGGAGCCCATCATCATTACCGCAGAAGATATGGAGGTATCCACCGATGACATTCCGGGTTATGAAGTAGCCGTAAAAGGACAGTTGACAGTAGCTTTAGATATAACAATTACCGGTGATCTGAGAAAAGAAGGTGAAGCCCGGGAATTTGTGAACCGCATCCAAAACATACGCAAAGACAATGGTTTTAACCTCACCGACCGGATAGACGTTTCTGTGTTGGAAAATGGGGGGCTGCAACCCTCATTAATTCAATATAAAGACTATATTTGCGCCGAAATTCTGGCTGATTCACTGGCATTTTTACCGGCCCTGGATACCGGTATTGAAATTGAAGTGAACGACATATCATTAAAAGTGAACGTACTTAAAAAAGGATAA
- a CDS encoding HmuY family protein, whose product MNQFKKIVLAATLTGFFSACKKDNDPIIAVPTSSGATVQLNGIAAAEPGSAAGNSVYVDLSAEKQTPVLRSGWDLGFYCGNNFRVVLNHNTAAGARVLTSNDLAAVGAADTIGLTLSTSQTNPLPEHLAYFDNIAGDITKTVIPEVSETDAENKVIILNRGTGGGIAARPWVKLRVLRNVSGGYTLQYAGIQETSFKTLIVAKDANRHFKFISFENGIVDAQPEKENWDLVWSYSVFETNFGAGQVPYNFSDLIAINHLAGVTVATKIYADATTASAAYAAFNKDSVANATFSANRWAIGSNWRSTQPAIGARQDRFYIIRDPRGNHYKLKCIDMGVNDGGTRGKPRFRYSLVN is encoded by the coding sequence ATGAACCAGTTTAAAAAAATAGTACTAGCCGCAACGCTAACCGGATTCTTTTCAGCCTGTAAAAAAGACAACGACCCCATCATTGCAGTTCCTACATCTTCCGGGGCAACGGTTCAATTAAATGGCATTGCTGCCGCAGAGCCGGGCAGTGCTGCAGGCAACTCGGTTTATGTTGACCTGTCGGCCGAAAAACAAACACCCGTATTACGTTCAGGATGGGACCTTGGTTTTTATTGCGGAAACAATTTCAGGGTTGTTTTGAACCACAACACGGCTGCAGGCGCCAGGGTTTTAACCAGTAACGACCTGGCGGCTGTTGGCGCTGCCGACACGATCGGTCTTACACTTAGCACCAGTCAAACCAACCCGCTGCCGGAACATCTGGCCTATTTCGACAACATTGCCGGAGATATTACCAAAACGGTCATTCCGGAAGTATCTGAAACAGATGCAGAGAACAAAGTGATCATTTTGAACCGGGGTACCGGGGGCGGCATTGCCGCAAGGCCCTGGGTAAAACTGAGGGTATTGCGCAATGTCTCGGGCGGATACACACTTCAGTATGCCGGCATACAGGAGACCAGTTTTAAAACATTGATCGTTGCCAAAGATGCCAACCGGCATTTTAAATTCATCTCTTTTGAGAACGGGATCGTGGATGCACAGCCGGAAAAGGAAAACTGGGACCTGGTATGGAGCTATTCGGTCTTTGAAACCAATTTTGGTGCGGGCCAGGTACCCTATAATTTTTCTGACCTGATCGCCATCAATCACCTGGCGGGCGTTACAGTAGCCACCAAAATATATGCAGATGCAACTACGGCTTCAGCCGCCTATGCAGCTTTCAATAAAGACAGTGTTGCCAATGCAACATTTTCAGCCAACCGTTGGGCGATCGGCAGCAACTGGAGGAGTACACAGCCTGCCATCGGTGCACGGCAGGACCGGTTTTACATTATCAGGGATCCCCGCGGGAATCACTATAAGTTAAAATGCATTGACATGGGCGTAAATGACGGCGGAACAAGGGGTAAGCCCCGGTTCAGGTACAGCCTGGTAAATTGA